A region from the Hydra vulgaris chromosome 08, alternate assembly HydraT2T_AEP genome encodes:
- the LOC100197944 gene encoding large ribosomal subunit protein uL13: MGFEKVVIIDAKGHLLGRLASVIAKAILQGQRVVVVRCESINISGNFYRNKLKVLDYLRKRMNTNPSRGPYHFRAPSKRLFKAVRGMIPHKTKRGMEALNRLKVFDGVPPPYDRMKRMVVPSALRVVKLAPGRKYCTLARLSSETGWKYQAIIETLEAKRKVKSEIYYKAKKAALKARANAEKQIVSA, from the exons ATGGGTTTTGAAAAAGTGGTTATCATAGATGCCAAAGGGCATTTATTGGGAAGATTAGCTTCAGTAATTGCTAAAGCAATACTTCAAGGGCAGAGAGTTGTCGTTGTAAGATGTGAATCAATTAACATAAGTGGAAACTTTTACAG aaacaaACTCAAAGTTTTAGATTATTTGAGAAAACGAATGAATACAAACCCATCTAGAGGTCCATATCATTTTCGAGCTCCTAGTAAACGATTATTCAAGGCAGTCCGTGGAATGATTCCTCATAAAACTAAACGTGGGATGGAAGCACTTAATCGTCTTAAGGTCTTTGATGGTGTTCCTCCTCCTTATGATAGAATGAAAAGAATGGTTGTTCCTTCAGCTCTTAGAGTTGTTAAATTAGCACCTG GTCGTAAATATTGTACACTTGCGCGTTTATCATCAGAAACCGGCTGGAAATACCAAGCTATTATTGAGACTCTTGAGGCAAAACGCAAAGTTAAATCAGAAATTTACTACAAAGCAAAGAAAGCTGCCCTTAAAGCTAGAGCTAACGCTGAAAAACAAATTGTATCTGCTTAA
- the LOC100199139 gene encoding uncharacterized protein LOC100199139 isoform X4 encodes MQEEKMSDNGNEFNESLLSLMKKNLTSDIKSADVYMLQVPKKTESCWTSPLTLVKEKKQDINKFRSLTEFADHISLSLKCKTVSQKRKHSNSAYVPENKCKDKNSNAPNTPSLYNEVLIEAALKRCLADKAFWSEAGLVSLIENCFITQRLRDTMLELILKYHFVEVFQVIKKCKLVLTSKQIVAVLKFLLSLYVKQDLTYQSKIMQDELSSVMHLDFDEVTMRSHLKSLSTNEASIFLSFLVAVLKDCSTAVKANDLIFHKHSEATVLKWIDSLLSAHLLSFIVSTTFFPMVEELRQLIAMQRRFHRDIGSLRPYFVFREKRITLAAKRKDKSYSFENILI; translated from the exons atgcaagaAGAAAAGATGTCAGATAATGGGAACGAATTTAATGAATCTCTTCTttctttgatgaaaaaaaa CCTGACTTCTGATATCAAATCAGCTGATGTTTATATGTTACAAGTACCTAAGAAG ACAGAATCATGTTGGACATCCCCTCTTACTttggttaaagaaaaaaagcaagatattaataaa ttTCGATCATTGACAGAATTTGCAGATCATATaagtttatcattaaaatgtaaaactgtGTCTCAAAAACGCAAGCATAGCAATTCTGCCTATGTTCCCGAAAATAAATGCAAGGATAAAAATTCTAATGCTCCT AATACGCCAAGCTTGTATAATGAAGTCTTGATAGAAGCAGCTTTAAAACGGTGTTTAGCTGATAAAGCATTTTGGTCAGAAGCAGGCCTTGTTTCTCTtatagaaaattgttttatcacACAAAG GTTGCGTGATACTATGTTGGAgttgatattaaaatatcactttgttgaagtttttcaagttataaaaaaatgtaaacttgtTTTAACATCAAAGCAGATTGTTGCTGTTTTAAAGTTCTTGCTGAG tttgtATGTCAAACAAGATTTAACTTACCAATCAAAGATTATGCAAGATGaatt GTCTTCTGTTATGCATCTTGATTTTGATGAAGTTACTATGAGAAGTCATCTCAAGTCATTATCAACAAATGAAGCTTCG atatttttaagttttctggtTGCTGTCCTAAAGGACTGTTCAACTGCTGTAAAAgcaaatgatttaatttttcataaacataGCGAAGCTACT gtaCTGAAATGGATTGACTCTCTCCTATCAGCGcatcttttatcatttattgtttcCACGACTTTTTTCCCAATGGTAGAGGAATTAAGGCAGTTGATTGCGATGCAG AGGCGGTTTCACCGTGACATAGGGTCACTAAGGCCGTACTTTGTTTTTCGCGAAAAGCGAATTACGCTAGCGGCAAAACGAAAAGACAAGTCTTATTCATTTGAAAACATTCTAATATAA
- the LOC100199139 gene encoding uncharacterized protein LOC100199139 isoform X3 has protein sequence MQEEKMSDNGNEFNESLLSLMKKNLTSDIKSADVYMLQVPKKTESCWTSPLTLVKEKKQDINKFRSLTEFADHISLSLKCKTVSQKRKHSNSAYVPENKCKDKNSNAPVSNTPSLYNEVLIEAALKRCLADKAFWSEAGLVSLIENCFITQRLRDTMLELILKYHFVEVFQVIKKCKLVLTSKQIVAVLKFLLSLYVKQDLTYQSKIMQDELSSVMHLDFDEVTMRSHLKSLSTNEASIFLSFLVAVLKDCSTAVKANDLIFHKHSEATVLKWIDSLLSAHLLSFIVSTTFFPMVEELRQLIAMQRRFHRDIGSLRPYFVFREKRITLAAKRKDKSYSFENILI, from the exons atgcaagaAGAAAAGATGTCAGATAATGGGAACGAATTTAATGAATCTCTTCTttctttgatgaaaaaaaa CCTGACTTCTGATATCAAATCAGCTGATGTTTATATGTTACAAGTACCTAAGAAG ACAGAATCATGTTGGACATCCCCTCTTACTttggttaaagaaaaaaagcaagatattaataaa ttTCGATCATTGACAGAATTTGCAGATCATATaagtttatcattaaaatgtaaaactgtGTCTCAAAAACGCAAGCATAGCAATTCTGCCTATGTTCCCGAAAATAAATGCAAGGATAAAAATTCTAATGCTCCTGTAAGc AATACGCCAAGCTTGTATAATGAAGTCTTGATAGAAGCAGCTTTAAAACGGTGTTTAGCTGATAAAGCATTTTGGTCAGAAGCAGGCCTTGTTTCTCTtatagaaaattgttttatcacACAAAG GTTGCGTGATACTATGTTGGAgttgatattaaaatatcactttgttgaagtttttcaagttataaaaaaatgtaaacttgtTTTAACATCAAAGCAGATTGTTGCTGTTTTAAAGTTCTTGCTGAG tttgtATGTCAAACAAGATTTAACTTACCAATCAAAGATTATGCAAGATGaatt GTCTTCTGTTATGCATCTTGATTTTGATGAAGTTACTATGAGAAGTCATCTCAAGTCATTATCAACAAATGAAGCTTCG atatttttaagttttctggtTGCTGTCCTAAAGGACTGTTCAACTGCTGTAAAAgcaaatgatttaatttttcataaacataGCGAAGCTACT gtaCTGAAATGGATTGACTCTCTCCTATCAGCGcatcttttatcatttattgtttcCACGACTTTTTTCCCAATGGTAGAGGAATTAAGGCAGTTGATTGCGATGCAG AGGCGGTTTCACCGTGACATAGGGTCACTAAGGCCGTACTTTGTTTTTCGCGAAAAGCGAATTACGCTAGCGGCAAAACGAAAAGACAAGTCTTATTCATTTGAAAACATTCTAATATAA
- the LOC100199139 gene encoding uncharacterized protein LOC100199139 isoform X2, with product MQEEKMSDNGNEFNESLLSLMKKKFTRISMLVNHINSDTCSMKVFYLCICCVILGIKSLSLNNHGLQKMSLFFSLTSDIKSADVYMLQVPKKTESCWTSPLTLVKEKKQDINKFRSLTEFADHISLSLKCKTVSQKRKHSNSAYVPENKCKDKNSNAPVSNTPSLYNEVLIEAALKRCLADKAFWSEAGLVSLIENCFITQRLRDTMLELILKYHFVEVFQVIKKCKLVLTSKQIVAVLKFLLSLYVKQDLTYQSKIMQDELSSVMHLDFDEVTMRSHLKSLSTNEASIFLSFLVAVLKDCSTAVKANDLIFHKHSEATVLKWIDSLLSAHLLSFIVSTTFFPMVEELRQLIAMQRRFHRDIGSLRPYFVFREKRITLAAKRKDKSYSFENILI from the exons atgcaagaAGAAAAGATGTCAGATAATGGGAACGAATTTAATGAATCTCTTCTttctttgatgaaaaaaaa ATTTACAAGGATTTCAATGTTGGTTAATCATATAAATAGTGACACGTGTTCAATGAAAGTGTTTTATCTTTGCATTTGTTGTGTCATTTTGGGGATAAAATCACTAAGTTTAAATAACCATGGGCTTCAAAAAATGTCCCTTTTTTTTAGCCTGACTTCTGATATCAAATCAGCTGATGTTTATATGTTACAAGTACCTAAGAAG ACAGAATCATGTTGGACATCCCCTCTTACTttggttaaagaaaaaaagcaagatattaataaa ttTCGATCATTGACAGAATTTGCAGATCATATaagtttatcattaaaatgtaaaactgtGTCTCAAAAACGCAAGCATAGCAATTCTGCCTATGTTCCCGAAAATAAATGCAAGGATAAAAATTCTAATGCTCCTGTAAGc AATACGCCAAGCTTGTATAATGAAGTCTTGATAGAAGCAGCTTTAAAACGGTGTTTAGCTGATAAAGCATTTTGGTCAGAAGCAGGCCTTGTTTCTCTtatagaaaattgttttatcacACAAAG GTTGCGTGATACTATGTTGGAgttgatattaaaatatcactttgttgaagtttttcaagttataaaaaaatgtaaacttgtTTTAACATCAAAGCAGATTGTTGCTGTTTTAAAGTTCTTGCTGAG tttgtATGTCAAACAAGATTTAACTTACCAATCAAAGATTATGCAAGATGaatt GTCTTCTGTTATGCATCTTGATTTTGATGAAGTTACTATGAGAAGTCATCTCAAGTCATTATCAACAAATGAAGCTTCG atatttttaagttttctggtTGCTGTCCTAAAGGACTGTTCAACTGCTGTAAAAgcaaatgatttaatttttcataaacataGCGAAGCTACT gtaCTGAAATGGATTGACTCTCTCCTATCAGCGcatcttttatcatttattgtttcCACGACTTTTTTCCCAATGGTAGAGGAATTAAGGCAGTTGATTGCGATGCAG AGGCGGTTTCACCGTGACATAGGGTCACTAAGGCCGTACTTTGTTTTTCGCGAAAAGCGAATTACGCTAGCGGCAAAACGAAAAGACAAGTCTTATTCATTTGAAAACATTCTAATATAA